The proteins below are encoded in one region of Scylla paramamosain isolate STU-SP2022 chromosome 8, ASM3559412v1, whole genome shotgun sequence:
- the LOC135102805 gene encoding broad-complex core protein isoforms 1/2/3/4/5-like isoform X2: MADGMLSLSWNNHRATFCHILATLREKERYTDVTVACEGKFYPVHKLVLSTCSEYFEKIFENTPCKHPVIVLKDVNRCDLEALFCYMYEGAVSVAQSNLGRLIKAAEVLRIKGLAVPDEPPISDRRTASSHHHHSSDDRSSPHPKRRRREENSHSHQGRSQSSPSPPSSPRPSPLHDGGDSHPAQRSRSDSQWGDHGATDREDGGMDGVADDRLGDHSTTSHSAPTPPQVEVMVDETLVKEEMIDQGDTGQEDMMDSGMDYGSVGSDSRLEGSAGGGGKKITCYLASMNPKPIPRSRPFLRLWWRHWLDPQGCKRG; this comes from the exons ATGGCAGACGGAATGCTATCATTATCATGGAACAACCACAGAGCAACATTCTGCCACATACTAGCAACACTGAGAGAAAAG GAGAGGTATACTGATGTGACTGTGGCATGTGAGGGCAAGTTTTATCCCGTACACAAACTGGTTTTGTCCACATGCAGTGAGTACTTTGAGAAGATCTTTGAGAACACACCCTGCAAGCACCCCGTCATCGTGCTGAAGGATGTCAACCGCTGTGACTTGGAGGCTCTCTTCTGCTACATGTATGAGGGTGCTGTTAGCGTGGCACAGAGCAACCTTGGCCGACTTATCAAGGCTGCCGAGGTGCTCAGAATCAAGGGCCTAGCTGTACCAGATGAGCCGCCCATATCAGACAGACGCACAGCAtcctcgcaccaccaccactcctcagATGACCGCAGCAGTCCACACCCTAAGCGGCGGAGACGGGAAGAGAACAGCCACTCACATCAGGGACGATCACAGTCTTCTCCgtcacctccttcctcccccagaCCCTCACCCCTGCATGATGGTGGGGATAGCCATCCTGCCCAGAGGTCCCGGAGTGACAGTCAGTGGGGGGACCATGGGGCGACAGACCGGGAGGATGGGGGCATGGATGGTGTGGCTGATGACAGGCTCGGGGATCACTCCACCACCAGCCACTCAGCACCCACGCCACCACAAGTAGAG GTTATGGTGGATGAAACTCTAGTCAAGGAGGAGATGATAGACCAAGGGGACACAGGGCAGGAAGACATGATGGACTCAGGGATGGACTACGGCTCAGTGGGCAGCGACTCACGGCTGGAGGGCTCAGCGGGAGGCGGGGGGAAGAAGATCACATGTTACCTGGCAAGTATGAACCCAAAGCCAATCCCTCGCAGCAGGCCATTCCTGAGGCTGTGGTGGAGGCACTGGCTGGACCCTCAGGGATGCAAACG TGGTTAG